A single region of the Kocuria rosea genome encodes:
- a CDS encoding cyclase family protein, protein MSVLGELGAALAAGTVEIVDLTTPLDRDTPILRLPEPFANTVGLSMTPVSAYDEAGPGWAWNDLTLGEHAGTHLDAPVHWITGRDGRSVDRIEPARLVGPAAVLDLTAEAEADADALLEPEHLERWEAEHGRFPENCWVLLRTGWSARADDPERFLNADADGLHAPGPSVAAAEWLAAHPHVSGFGVETVGIDAGIAGGFDPPFPAHHHLLGHDKYGLTSLRRLDRLPVLGAQLVVAPLPVVGGTGSPARVLALVERAGA, encoded by the coding sequence ATGAGCGTGCTGGGCGAACTGGGGGCGGCGCTGGCCGCCGGGACCGTGGAGATCGTGGACCTGACCACCCCCCTGGACCGGGACACCCCGATCCTGCGGCTGCCGGAACCGTTCGCCAACACGGTGGGCCTGTCCATGACCCCGGTGAGCGCCTACGACGAGGCCGGGCCCGGCTGGGCGTGGAACGACCTGACCCTGGGCGAGCACGCCGGCACGCACCTGGACGCGCCCGTGCACTGGATCACCGGCCGGGACGGGAGGTCGGTGGACCGGATCGAACCGGCGCGGCTCGTCGGGCCGGCCGCCGTCCTGGACCTCACCGCCGAGGCGGAGGCGGACGCGGACGCCCTGCTGGAGCCCGAGCACCTCGAGCGGTGGGAGGCCGAGCACGGGCGCTTCCCCGAGAACTGCTGGGTGCTCCTGCGCACCGGCTGGTCCGCCCGCGCGGACGACCCCGAGCGCTTCCTCAACGCCGACGCGGACGGCCTGCACGCCCCGGGGCCGTCGGTGGCCGCCGCCGAGTGGCTCGCCGCCCACCCGCACGTGAGCGGTTTCGGCGTGGAGACCGTCGGCATCGACGCGGGCATCGCCGGCGGCTTCGACCCGCCCTTCCCCGCCCACCACCACCTGCTGGGCCACGACAAGTACGGGCTGACCTCCCTGCGCCGCCTCGACCGGCTGCCGGTCCTCGGGGCGCAGCTCGTGGTCGCGCCCCTGCCGGTCGTGGGCGGCACGGGCAGCCCCGCCCGGGTGCTCGCCCTCGTCGAGCGGGCCGGGGCGTGA
- a CDS encoding DUF1540 domain-containing protein: MATTEFVPVSDCTVGQCSFNHDHECTAHAITVTGSSGHAHCGTFISLGPDGGLPTVHAEVGACQRGECVHNEHLMCTAHDVKIGAGADEADCLTYQAA; this comes from the coding sequence ATGGCCACCACCGAGTTCGTTCCCGTCTCCGACTGCACCGTGGGGCAGTGCTCGTTCAACCACGACCACGAGTGCACGGCCCACGCGATCACCGTGACCGGGTCCTCCGGCCACGCGCACTGCGGCACGTTCATCTCGCTGGGCCCCGACGGCGGCCTGCCCACCGTCCACGCCGAGGTCGGTGCCTGCCAGCGCGGCGAGTGCGTGCACAACGAGCACCTCATGTGCACGGCCCACGACGTGAAGATCGGCGCCGGCGCCGACGAGGCCGACTGCCTGACCTACCAGGCCGCCTGA
- a CDS encoding GNAT family N-acetyltransferase, whose amino-acid sequence MDTSAVTVRNNPGRQRYELLDGETVIGSAHWVPFEGPGGPQRIFYHTTVDDAYSGQGLASRLAREALDDTAGAGLTVVPVCPYIKKWLHSHPDHQQYAVAVRPEHLAAVPRHEQQ is encoded by the coding sequence ATGGACACCTCCGCCGTCACGGTGCGGAACAACCCCGGCCGGCAGCGCTACGAGCTCCTCGACGGGGAGACCGTCATCGGCTCGGCCCACTGGGTGCCCTTCGAGGGCCCCGGCGGGCCGCAGCGGATCTTCTACCACACCACCGTGGACGACGCCTACAGCGGGCAGGGCCTGGCCTCGAGACTGGCCCGGGAAGCCCTGGACGACACCGCCGGGGCCGGGCTGACGGTCGTCCCGGTGTGCCCCTACATCAAGAAGTGGCTGCACAGCCACCCCGACCACCAGCAGTACGCCGTGGCCGTGCGGCCCGAGCACCTCGCCGCCGTCCCGCGGCACGAGCAGCAGTGA
- a CDS encoding pirin family protein, protein MTNLDVDPQELLCSEAVGAGAQLLAPREVPLGGPRAMTVRRTLPQRQRSLIGAWCFVDHYGPDLVSESGGMRVARHPHTGLATVSLLFTGGIAHRDSAGYDAIVRPGEVNLMVAGRGISHQEFSTPGTTLLHGVQLWYALPEATRHMAPTFEHHAPEPVVGEGTELRVFLGSLAGSTSPVDTFTPPLLAAEATLRPGARLELELDPALEHGVLLDTGDLALNGAPVPVDHLAYLPVGQGPVVLEAGLSPVRLLLIGGEPLGEQIVMWWNFVGRSHEEVVAHRAAWQSEIDAEPAPAPASGSYEDGAPYPRFGPYPAEQPAPLPAPPLPTVQLRPRG, encoded by the coding sequence GTGACCAACCTGGACGTGGACCCGCAGGAGCTGCTGTGCTCCGAGGCCGTCGGGGCCGGCGCGCAGCTGCTGGCCCCGCGCGAGGTGCCCCTGGGCGGGCCCCGCGCGATGACCGTGCGCCGCACCCTGCCCCAGCGGCAGCGCAGTCTCATCGGGGCGTGGTGCTTCGTCGACCACTACGGCCCCGACCTGGTCTCGGAGTCCGGGGGCATGCGGGTGGCACGGCACCCGCACACCGGCCTGGCCACCGTGAGCCTGCTGTTCACCGGCGGGATCGCCCACCGGGACTCGGCCGGCTACGACGCGATCGTCCGGCCCGGTGAGGTCAACCTGATGGTCGCCGGACGGGGGATCTCCCACCAGGAGTTCTCCACCCCCGGCACCACGCTGCTGCACGGGGTCCAGCTCTGGTACGCCCTGCCGGAGGCGACCCGCCACATGGCACCCACCTTCGAGCACCACGCCCCCGAGCCGGTGGTCGGGGAGGGCACGGAGCTGCGCGTCTTCCTCGGCTCCCTGGCCGGCAGCACCTCCCCGGTGGACACCTTCACCCCGCCGCTGCTGGCCGCCGAGGCCACCCTGCGGCCCGGCGCCCGGCTGGAGCTGGAGCTGGACCCGGCCCTCGAGCACGGCGTGCTGCTCGACACCGGCGACCTGGCGCTCAACGGCGCCCCCGTGCCGGTGGACCACCTCGCCTACCTCCCGGTCGGGCAGGGTCCCGTGGTGCTGGAGGCCGGCCTGAGCCCGGTCCGGCTGCTGCTCATCGGCGGCGAGCCGCTGGGCGAGCAGATCGTGATGTGGTGGAACTTCGTCGGCCGCAGCCACGAGGAGGTCGTCGCCCACCGCGCCGCCTGGCAGTCGGAGATCGACGCCGAACCGGCCCCCGCGCCGGCCTCCGGCAGCTACGAGGACGGGGCGCCGTACCCGCGCTTCGGCCCCTACCCGGCGGAGCAGCCCGCCCCGCTGCCGGCGCCGCCGCTGCCCACCGTCCAGCTGCGGCCCCGCGGCTGA
- a CDS encoding metallophosphoesterase family protein, with protein MVRLLLLADTHVPKRARDLPAAVWRAVDDAEVVLHAGDWIDLATLDRLEERAARLVGVWGNNDGPELRERLPEVARETLGGVRFGMVHETGAAAGREARMDRAFPGLDVLVFGHSHIPWDSTTPAGLRLLNPGSPTDRRRQPHCTYLTAVADGGRLTDVELVRLPPR; from the coding sequence ATGGTCCGACTCCTCCTGCTCGCCGACACGCACGTCCCCAAGCGCGCCCGCGACCTGCCCGCCGCGGTGTGGCGGGCCGTCGACGACGCCGAGGTGGTGCTGCACGCGGGCGACTGGATCGACCTCGCGACCCTCGACCGGCTCGAGGAGCGGGCCGCGCGCCTCGTGGGGGTCTGGGGGAACAACGACGGCCCGGAGCTGCGCGAACGGCTGCCCGAGGTGGCCCGCGAGACGCTCGGGGGCGTGCGCTTCGGGATGGTCCACGAGACCGGTGCCGCCGCCGGGCGGGAGGCCCGGATGGACCGGGCGTTCCCCGGCCTCGACGTCCTGGTCTTCGGCCACAGCCACATCCCGTGGGACAGCACCACCCCGGCGGGCCTGCGGCTGCTCAACCCCGGCTCCCCCACGGACCGGCGGCGCCAGCCGCACTGCACCTATCTGACGGCGGTCGCCGACGGCGGGCGGCTCACCGACGTGGAGCTCGTCCGCCTCCCGCCGCGCTGA
- a CDS encoding HoxN/HupN/NixA family nickel/cobalt transporter, producing the protein MSTSRTVPPSAAGRRSVTVIGAAVVLLHVAGWGALLALALGTDTPQGGTGLFVGLALSAYALGVRHAFDADHIAAIDNATRSLMARGRASAATGFWFALGHSSVVLVSVLLLALGLEAFAGGLADEGSGLRQAAGIWGGTVSGLFLVTAGVLNLAVLLRLRRARRAARTGALDAADLDAHLADRGVLHRVLHPVTRMVDRPARMYPVGFLFGLGLDTAASIGLFVMAGGLAPELPWYAVLVLPVLFTAGMTMFDSADGILMNRVYGWASVDARRRLNYNVTVTTVSVVIAFVIGGTSLLSVLAELLQPTGGALALVAAIDLNFLGMAVIVFFGVVWLGSKGLDRIRRDGRPVPVRG; encoded by the coding sequence GTGAGCACCTCCCGCACCGTCCCCCCGTCCGCCGCCGGACGGCGCAGCGTCACCGTCATCGGCGCCGCGGTCGTCCTCCTGCACGTCGCGGGCTGGGGCGCGCTGCTCGCCCTCGCCCTGGGCACCGACACCCCCCAGGGGGGAACGGGACTGTTCGTGGGACTCGCCCTCAGCGCCTACGCCCTGGGCGTCCGGCACGCCTTCGACGCCGACCACATCGCCGCGATCGACAACGCGACGCGCTCGCTGATGGCGCGGGGCCGGGCGTCCGCGGCCACCGGCTTCTGGTTCGCCCTGGGCCACTCCTCGGTGGTCCTCGTCTCCGTGCTGCTGCTGGCCCTCGGCCTGGAGGCCTTCGCCGGCGGCCTCGCGGACGAGGGCTCCGGGCTGCGGCAGGCCGCGGGGATCTGGGGCGGCACCGTCTCCGGGCTGTTCCTCGTCACCGCCGGGGTGCTCAACCTCGCCGTGCTGCTCCGGCTGCGCCGGGCCCGTCGCGCGGCGCGCACCGGCGCCCTGGACGCCGCCGACCTGGACGCCCACCTCGCCGACCGGGGCGTGCTGCACCGCGTGCTGCACCCCGTGACCCGCATGGTGGACCGCCCGGCCAGGATGTACCCCGTCGGCTTCCTCTTCGGCCTCGGCCTCGACACGGCGGCCTCCATCGGGCTGTTCGTCATGGCCGGCGGGCTCGCCCCCGAGCTGCCCTGGTACGCGGTGCTCGTGCTGCCCGTGCTCTTCACCGCGGGCATGACGATGTTCGACAGCGCCGACGGCATCCTGATGAACCGGGTCTACGGCTGGGCCTCGGTGGACGCCCGCCGCCGGCTGAACTACAACGTCACGGTGACCACCGTCTCCGTCGTCATCGCCTTCGTGATCGGCGGGACGAGTCTGCTGTCCGTGCTCGCCGAGCTCCTGCAGCCGACCGGCGGCGCGCTCGCCCTCGTCGCGGCGATCGACCTCAACTTCCTCGGCATGGCCGTGATCGTGTTCTTCGGCGTCGTCTGGCTGGGCTCGAAGGGCCTGGACCGGATCCGCCGCGACGGACGACCGGTCCCTGTGCGAGGCTGA
- a CDS encoding shikimate dehydrogenase, which translates to MSTTSESYLVGLIGDGITRSLTPPMHETEARNHGLHYLYRPVDLEVIGRPGEDVGELLRAGRDLGFNAFNITHPCKQLVLDHLDEVAPEAAALRAVNTVVIRDGRFVGHNTDVSGFAAGFRAVLPGAAKDRVVQVGTGGAGSAVASALLSAGVQTLHLFDVDPARAGERAAAMAELFPGQQVAAATAETLPELVRAADGLVNATPVGMHHHPGTPVDPGLLEARQWVADVVYLPVETELVAAARARGCQVLDGGHMAVGQAVDAFRLITGVEPDRARMRAHFLDLIAAQRG; encoded by the coding sequence ATGAGCACCACCTCCGAGTCCTACCTCGTGGGCCTGATCGGCGACGGGATCACCCGCAGCCTCACCCCGCCGATGCACGAGACCGAGGCGCGGAACCACGGGCTGCACTACCTGTACCGTCCGGTGGACCTCGAGGTGATCGGCCGCCCGGGCGAGGACGTGGGGGAGCTGCTGCGGGCCGGGCGGGACCTCGGGTTCAACGCCTTCAACATCACGCACCCGTGCAAGCAGCTGGTCCTGGACCACCTCGACGAGGTCGCCCCGGAGGCGGCCGCGCTGAGGGCCGTCAACACGGTGGTGATCCGCGACGGCCGGTTCGTCGGCCACAACACCGACGTGTCCGGTTTCGCCGCGGGGTTCCGGGCCGTGCTCCCCGGCGCGGCCAAGGACCGCGTGGTCCAGGTCGGCACCGGCGGCGCCGGCTCCGCCGTGGCCTCCGCGCTGCTGAGCGCCGGCGTGCAGACCCTGCACCTGTTCGACGTGGACCCCGCCCGGGCGGGCGAGCGGGCCGCCGCCATGGCCGAGCTCTTCCCCGGGCAGCAGGTCGCGGCCGCCACCGCCGAGACGCTGCCGGAGCTGGTGCGCGCGGCCGACGGGCTGGTCAACGCCACCCCGGTGGGCATGCACCACCACCCCGGCACCCCCGTGGACCCCGGCCTGCTGGAGGCCCGGCAGTGGGTGGCCGACGTGGTCTACCTGCCGGTGGAGACCGAGCTCGTCGCCGCGGCCCGGGCCCGGGGGTGCCAGGTGCTTGACGGCGGCCACATGGCGGTCGGCCAGGCGGTGGACGCGTTCCGGCTCATCACCGGCGTGGAGCCCGACCGGGCCCGGATGCGCGCCCACTTCCTCGATCTCATCGCGGCCCAGCGGGGCTGA
- a CDS encoding carboxymuconolactone decarboxylase family protein, producing MSAGDHFYLDKADPGSWRALNGLARKVAAAAEDAGLSRALVELLNIRVSQLNGCAYCLDLHTGYAVEAGVSAQKLAVLPAWRETELFDDLERAALAIGESVALLPDEETRLAELAVARAELTDEQYSALQWTAVAINAFNRVSVLSRHRVRPRAAASEGHPPGERAAEEPAPDAPRTPSTVAGGTA from the coding sequence ATGAGCGCCGGCGACCACTTCTACCTCGACAAGGCGGATCCCGGCAGCTGGCGGGCGCTCAACGGCCTGGCGCGCAAGGTCGCCGCCGCGGCCGAGGACGCCGGGCTGTCCCGGGCGCTCGTGGAGCTGCTCAACATCAGGGTCTCCCAGCTCAACGGGTGTGCCTACTGCCTCGACCTGCACACCGGCTACGCCGTGGAGGCCGGAGTGAGCGCGCAGAAGCTGGCGGTGCTCCCCGCCTGGCGCGAGACGGAGCTCTTCGACGACCTGGAGCGGGCCGCGCTGGCCATCGGGGAGTCCGTGGCCCTGCTGCCCGACGAGGAGACCCGGCTGGCGGAGCTGGCGGTGGCCCGGGCGGAGCTGACCGACGAGCAGTACTCGGCGCTGCAGTGGACGGCGGTGGCGATCAACGCCTTCAACCGGGTCTCCGTCCTCTCCCGCCACCGGGTCCGCCCCCGTGCGGCCGCGTCGGAGGGGCATCCCCCGGGAGAACGGGCCGCGGAGGAGCCGGCACCGGACGCCCCGCGCACCCCGTCGACCGTCGCGGGGGGCACGGCGTGA
- a CDS encoding hemolysin family protein yields the protein MDNSTIVNILLVLLFVAVGGVFAGTEMAIVSLRESQVKRIERSGRKGARTAALVRDPNLFLSAVQIGVTVAGFFSSAYGASTLAPDVAPVFERAGLSTAAAETSALIGMTLVIAYLSLVLGELVPKRLAMQRSVGFTKILAPPLSVFATLMRPVIWLLSVSTNLVVRLVGGDPHAVTEEVSAEEIREMVVDTRGIGAVSRSILTDVFEAGERRLAEVMRPRPDVHFLDGTLPVTEAYRTALALPHSRYPVLGTSVDDVLGFVHIRDLVVADQDGDGVIEAPPRTLRDVVRPIPFLPETNHVLRTLQAMRKDGHHIALVVDEYGGTAGIVTLEDLVEELVGEIYDEFDAGVREHEDTVLREGGAVLVDGGLIIQEVPVEAGLVIPEGHYETVGGFVMDRLGRVARPADVVDVDGYRLEVLAVDRSRVERVRITRLRRDAAEDGRSGA from the coding sequence ATGGACAACAGCACGATCGTGAACATCCTCCTGGTCCTGCTGTTCGTGGCCGTCGGGGGCGTCTTCGCGGGCACCGAGATGGCGATCGTGAGCCTGCGGGAGAGCCAGGTCAAGCGGATCGAGCGCTCGGGCCGCAAGGGCGCCCGGACCGCCGCCCTCGTCCGGGACCCCAACCTCTTCCTCTCGGCGGTGCAGATCGGCGTGACGGTGGCGGGGTTCTTCTCCTCGGCCTACGGCGCCTCGACGCTCGCCCCGGACGTGGCCCCCGTCTTCGAGCGGGCCGGTCTGTCCACCGCGGCCGCGGAGACCTCCGCGCTGATCGGCATGACCCTGGTGATCGCGTACCTCTCCCTCGTCCTCGGGGAGCTCGTGCCCAAGCGCCTGGCCATGCAGCGCTCCGTGGGCTTCACGAAGATCCTGGCCCCTCCGCTGAGCGTCTTCGCCACGCTCATGCGCCCCGTCATCTGGCTGCTGTCCGTGTCCACGAACCTCGTGGTCCGGCTGGTGGGCGGGGACCCGCACGCCGTCACCGAGGAGGTCTCGGCGGAGGAGATCCGGGAGATGGTCGTGGACACCCGGGGCATCGGGGCCGTCTCGCGCTCGATCCTCACGGACGTCTTCGAGGCGGGCGAGCGCCGCCTCGCCGAGGTCATGCGCCCGCGCCCCGACGTCCACTTCCTGGACGGCACCCTGCCCGTCACGGAGGCCTACCGCACGGCCCTGGCCCTGCCGCACTCCCGCTACCCCGTGCTCGGCACGAGCGTGGACGACGTCCTGGGCTTCGTGCACATCCGCGACCTCGTGGTCGCGGACCAGGACGGCGACGGGGTCATCGAGGCCCCTCCGCGGACCCTGCGGGACGTGGTGCGGCCCATCCCCTTCCTGCCGGAGACCAACCACGTGCTGCGCACCCTGCAGGCCATGCGCAAGGACGGGCACCACATCGCGCTGGTGGTCGACGAGTACGGCGGGACGGCGGGCATCGTGACCCTGGAGGACCTCGTGGAGGAGCTCGTGGGCGAGATCTACGACGAGTTCGACGCCGGGGTCCGGGAGCACGAGGACACGGTGCTGCGCGAGGGCGGGGCCGTGCTCGTGGACGGCGGGCTGATCATCCAGGAGGTCCCGGTGGAGGCGGGGCTCGTCATCCCCGAGGGCCACTACGAGACGGTCGGCGGGTTCGTGATGGACCGGCTGGGGCGGGTGGCGCGCCCGGCGGACGTCGTCGACGTGGACGGCTACCGGCTCGAGGTCCTGGCCGTGGACCGCAGCCGGGTGGAGCGGGTGCGGATCACCCGGCTGCGGCGGGACGCGGCGGAGGACGGCCGGTCCGGGGCCTGA
- a CDS encoding thiamine pyrophosphate-binding protein, with protein sequence MTGTVAQLVGRALAELGVGHAFGVVGSGNFHLTNALIAAGVPFTAARHENGAATMADAWARTSGRVAVVTTHQGCGLTNATTGIGEAAKSRTPLIVLTADTQAAAVHSNFRIDQDALARAVGAVAERVHSPASAAADVARAVRRARNDRRTVVLSVPLDVQASPAPEGAVVPALPPAPRVRPDEDTAERLAGMLAAARRPVFVAGRGARGARAELTALAERSGALLATSAVAKGLFAGEDFDLGISGGFSSPATAELIGAADLVVAWGCALTMWTTRHGRLLGPEAAVVQVDLEESALGAHRPVDRPLDLGVVGDCALTARDVLAALEHDVLRTGGTAGEGAAGPGAAAPASSSWRTPELAARIAREARWRDVAFEDLSTAERIDPRVLSRELDAMLPAERVVAVDSGNFMGYPSQYLSVPDERGFCFTQAFQSVGLGLATAIGAALAQPHRLPVLGTGDGGFLMGIAELETAVRLGLPLVCVVYDDAAYGAEVHHFAGDGDAPLDTVVFPDADIAAIGRGFGADGVVVRSAEDLAAVRTWLDGPRDRPLVIDAKIASDGGAWWLAEAFRGH encoded by the coding sequence GTGACCGGCACGGTCGCCCAGCTCGTGGGCCGTGCGCTCGCGGAGCTGGGCGTGGGGCACGCGTTCGGCGTGGTGGGCAGCGGGAACTTCCACCTCACCAACGCGCTCATCGCGGCGGGCGTGCCCTTCACGGCCGCCCGGCACGAGAACGGCGCCGCGACCATGGCCGACGCCTGGGCCCGCACCAGCGGGCGCGTCGCCGTGGTCACCACGCACCAGGGCTGCGGGCTGACCAACGCGACCACCGGCATCGGCGAGGCCGCGAAGTCCCGCACCCCGCTGATCGTGCTCACCGCCGACACCCAGGCCGCGGCCGTGCACTCCAACTTCCGGATCGACCAGGACGCCCTCGCCCGGGCGGTGGGGGCGGTGGCCGAGCGGGTGCACTCCCCCGCGAGCGCCGCGGCCGACGTCGCCCGGGCCGTCCGGCGCGCCCGCAACGACCGCCGCACCGTGGTGCTCAGCGTCCCGCTCGACGTCCAGGCGTCCCCCGCCCCCGAGGGCGCCGTGGTGCCCGCGCTCCCGCCCGCGCCGCGCGTACGCCCGGACGAGGACACCGCCGAACGCCTGGCGGGGATGCTGGCCGCCGCGCGCCGGCCGGTGTTCGTGGCGGGACGCGGCGCCCGGGGGGCCCGCGCCGAGCTGACCGCCCTCGCCGAGCGCTCGGGGGCGCTGCTGGCGACGTCGGCGGTGGCCAAGGGCCTGTTCGCCGGCGAGGACTTCGACCTCGGCATCTCCGGGGGCTTCTCCTCCCCGGCGACCGCGGAGCTGATCGGGGCGGCCGACCTCGTGGTGGCGTGGGGCTGCGCCCTGACCATGTGGACCACCCGGCACGGGCGCCTCCTGGGCCCCGAGGCCGCGGTGGTGCAGGTGGACCTCGAGGAGTCCGCCCTGGGCGCGCACCGGCCGGTGGACCGGCCGCTGGACCTCGGGGTCGTGGGCGACTGCGCGCTCACCGCCCGGGACGTCCTCGCCGCGCTGGAGCACGACGTCCTGCGGACGGGCGGCACCGCAGGAGAGGGCGCCGCCGGGCCGGGAGCCGCCGCCCCGGCGTCGTCGTCCTGGCGCACGCCCGAGCTGGCCGCGCGGATCGCCCGGGAGGCCCGGTGGCGGGACGTCGCGTTCGAGGACCTTTCCACGGCGGAGCGGATCGACCCGCGGGTGCTGTCCCGCGAGCTGGACGCGATGCTGCCGGCCGAGCGGGTCGTGGCCGTCGACAGCGGCAACTTCATGGGCTACCCCAGCCAGTACCTCTCCGTGCCGGACGAGCGCGGGTTCTGCTTCACCCAGGCCTTCCAGTCCGTGGGCCTGGGCCTGGCCACGGCCATCGGCGCCGCGCTGGCGCAGCCGCACCGGCTGCCGGTGCTCGGCACGGGGGACGGCGGTTTCCTCATGGGGATCGCCGAGCTCGAGACCGCCGTCCGGCTGGGCCTGCCGCTGGTGTGCGTGGTCTACGACGACGCCGCGTACGGCGCGGAGGTGCACCACTTCGCCGGTGACGGGGACGCGCCCCTGGACACGGTGGTCTTCCCGGACGCCGACATCGCCGCGATCGGCCGGGGCTTCGGCGCCGACGGCGTGGTCGTGCGCTCCGCCGAGGACCTGGCCGCCGTGCGCACCTGGCTCGACGGGCCCCGGGACCGGCCCTTGGTGATCGACGCCAAGATCGCCTCCGACGGCGGGGCGTGGTGGCTGGCCGAGGCCTTCCGGGGCCACTGA
- a CDS encoding glycerophosphodiester phosphodiesterase family protein: protein MTTRSPRTLRGAAAALSAVAVLGSALPAAAAPSGTEDPIVVGHRGAAGTAPENTVPAFKDARAADVDYLEIDVQLSADGVPFLFHDSTPARTTDVEEVFPGREDDPITSFTWDELQQLDAGSSFDAQFAGERIPHLDDAARIATVNTGVYIEIKSPQNSPGIEQVVADALAEDRDWAKLLAADKVTVIGFDEASNRTFAGLAPDVPLQQLTGSVPDAATIERWAGVVDSVGTNYRTLDAGDVARVDAAGLALGVYTVNSPEAVQHVVDLGVDMITGDFPLQTARHLDGRDPFPANNGIRIEDSVNDVPGDDLQPGTGEHVVLTNTGRTAVDVSGYVLRDAANNVLTVGEGYELAPGERLRVHTGPGTGTEDAHYNGGTSAVLNNGGESVALWTDNGRLLDVFAN, encoded by the coding sequence ATGACCACCCGTTCCCCCCGCACCCTGCGCGGCGCCGCCGCGGCCCTGTCCGCCGTGGCCGTGCTCGGCTCGGCGCTGCCGGCCGCCGCCGCCCCCTCCGGCACCGAGGACCCGATCGTCGTCGGGCACCGCGGCGCCGCCGGCACCGCCCCCGAGAACACGGTCCCCGCGTTCAAGGACGCCCGCGCCGCCGACGTCGACTACCTGGAGATCGACGTCCAGCTCAGCGCCGACGGCGTGCCGTTCCTGTTCCACGACAGCACCCCCGCGCGCACCACGGACGTCGAGGAGGTCTTCCCCGGCCGCGAGGACGACCCGATCACGTCCTTCACGTGGGACGAGCTGCAGCAGCTCGACGCCGGCTCCTCCTTCGACGCGCAGTTCGCCGGGGAGCGGATCCCCCACCTCGACGACGCCGCGCGGATCGCCACCGTCAACACCGGCGTCTACATCGAGATCAAGTCCCCGCAGAACTCCCCCGGCATCGAGCAGGTCGTGGCCGACGCCCTGGCCGAGGACCGGGACTGGGCGAAGCTGCTCGCGGCGGACAAGGTCACCGTCATCGGCTTCGACGAGGCGTCCAACCGGACCTTCGCCGGGCTGGCCCCCGACGTGCCCCTGCAGCAGCTCACCGGCAGCGTCCCGGACGCCGCCACGATCGAGCGGTGGGCCGGTGTCGTGGACTCCGTGGGCACGAACTACCGCACCCTCGACGCCGGCGACGTCGCGCGCGTCGACGCCGCCGGCCTGGCCCTGGGCGTCTACACCGTCAACTCCCCGGAAGCGGTCCAGCACGTGGTGGACCTCGGCGTCGACATGATCACCGGCGACTTCCCCCTCCAGACGGCCCGCCACCTGGACGGGCGCGACCCCTTCCCCGCGAACAACGGGATCCGGATCGAGGACTCCGTCAACGACGTCCCCGGCGACGACCTCCAGCCCGGGACCGGCGAGCACGTGGTGCTCACCAACACGGGCCGGACCGCCGTGGACGTCAGCGGGTACGTGCTGCGCGACGCCGCGAACAACGTCCTCACCGTGGGCGAGGGCTACGAGCTGGCCCCGGGCGAGCGGCTGCGCGTGCACACCGGACCGGGCACCGGCACGGAGGACGCCCACTACAACGGCGGCACCTCCGCCGTGCTCAACAACGGCGGCGAGTCCGTCGCCCTGTGGACGGACAACGGCCGGCTGCTGGACGTCTTCGCCAACTGA